The following proteins are co-located in the Chloroflexota bacterium genome:
- a CDS encoding adenine phosphoribosyltransferase: MQLNSYIRTIQDFPVPGISFKDITPLLADADALQYAVDRMLEQCEPMRPDVIVSIEARGFLLAAPMAYRLGKPLVPVRKQGKLPYEKFSTSYDLEYGTGTLQIHTDAISDGQRALIVDDLLATGGTVSATAELVRECGGNIAGYAFLIELAFLDGRNKLGGVDADIVSLITYDS, encoded by the coding sequence ATGCAGCTCAATTCTTATATACGAACGATTCAAGACTTTCCGGTGCCGGGCATTTCGTTCAAGGACATTACACCGCTGCTGGCGGACGCGGACGCGCTGCAATATGCGGTTGACCGCATGCTTGAGCAGTGCGAGCCGATGAGGCCGGATGTGATTGTCAGTATTGAGGCGCGCGGGTTTCTGCTCGCCGCGCCGATGGCGTATCGCTTGGGCAAGCCGCTCGTGCCGGTGCGCAAGCAGGGCAAGCTACCATACGAGAAGTTCAGCACGAGCTACGACCTGGAATACGGCACGGGCACATTGCAGATTCACACGGACGCGATTTCGGATGGACAGCGCGCGCTGATAGTGGACGATCTGCTCGCGACGGGCGGCACCGTATCCGCGACCGCCGAATTGGTGCGCGAGTGCGGCGGCAACATCGCCGGATACGCCTTCCTCATAGAACTTGCCTTCCTGGACGGAAGAAATAAGCTTGGCGGCGTTGATGCGGATATTGTATCGCTGATTACTTATGACTCTTAA
- a CDS encoding cyclic nucleotide-binding domain-containing protein, whose amino-acid sequence MVAVGLVQGDNMVYRTNVRYITHFLREVDMFSGLSERNLDRIASLCEEHTFAPGETLGTQDERGARLFVIREGEIAASVGSQDTGVVVRTVRSHETFPIAILMEPPLLVTTTEAVTEVSAFVIPRVRLMELCELEPEIGMHIYRASCGIIMNRYRYTLAMLSDSAGHQARLKPVWRGAEV is encoded by the coding sequence ATGGTTGCTGTGGGGCTTGTGCAGGGAGATAACATGGTCTATCGCACTAATGTCAGGTACATAACGCACTTCCTGCGCGAAGTCGATATGTTCAGCGGCTTGTCCGAGCGCAATTTGGACCGCATTGCGTCGCTGTGCGAAGAGCATACATTCGCTCCCGGTGAAACCCTAGGCACGCAGGACGAACGCGGCGCGCGCCTGTTCGTCATCCGCGAAGGCGAGATTGCGGCAAGCGTCGGCTCGCAGGACACGGGCGTTGTGGTGCGAACGGTGCGCAGCCACGAGACATTTCCCATTGCCATACTGATGGAGCCGCCGCTGCTCGTTACCACGACGGAGGCGGTAACAGAAGTCAGCGCGTTCGTGATACCGCGCGTCCGGCTGATGGAACTGTGCGAACTTGAACCCGAAATCGGCATGCACATTTACAGGGCTAGCTGCGGCATCATAATGAACCGCTACCGGTACACGCTCGCTATGCTGTCGGACAGCGCGGGGCATCAGGCGCGGCTTAAACCGGTTTGGCGCGGCGCGGAAGTGTAG
- a CDS encoding dipeptide ABC transporter ATP-binding protein, translating to MTTYTDNGHDNDVLLEVRNLKMYFPVTSGIFFQRKIADVKAVDDVSFFIRKGETLGLVGESGCGKTTTGRCILQLYKPTEGDIIFEGEDLNELDGRAMREMRRKVQVIFQDPYGSLNPRMTCGDIVGEPLIVHKLTSSKQEYRDRVTELLQTVGLNPYMADRYPHEFSGGQRQRIGIARALAVNPSFIVCDEPVSALDVSIQAQVINLLEDLQDQFGLTYLFIAHDLSVVRHISDRIAVMYLGHIVEIADRNELYENPMHPYTKALLSAVPIPDPVVEQQRERIILTGDVPSPMNPPSGCVFHTRCPDMIGDCQLEVPELREVAPDHWVSCIRVEGYDTAV from the coding sequence ATGACGACATACACCGATAACGGCCACGACAATGATGTCCTGCTGGAAGTGCGAAATCTGAAGATGTACTTCCCGGTAACTTCGGGCATATTCTTCCAGCGAAAGATTGCCGATGTGAAAGCCGTGGACGATGTGAGCTTCTTCATCCGCAAAGGCGAGACGCTGGGGCTGGTCGGCGAAAGCGGTTGCGGCAAGACCACGACCGGACGCTGCATCCTGCAGCTGTACAAGCCGACCGAGGGCGACATCATCTTTGAGGGCGAAGACCTGAACGAGCTGGACGGCAGGGCGATGCGCGAGATGCGCCGCAAGGTGCAGGTCATTTTCCAGGACCCGTACGGATCGCTGAATCCGCGCATGACATGCGGCGACATCGTAGGCGAGCCGCTCATCGTGCACAAATTGACATCTTCCAAGCAGGAGTACCGCGACCGCGTTACCGAGCTGCTGCAAACGGTAGGGCTGAACCCGTACATGGCAGACCGCTACCCGCACGAGTTCAGCGGTGGACAGCGCCAGCGCATCGGCATCGCGCGCGCGCTTGCGGTCAACCCTAGCTTCATCGTCTGCGACGAGCCGGTGTCCGCGCTCGACGTGTCCATTCAGGCGCAGGTAATCAACCTGCTCGAAGACCTGCAAGACCAGTTCGGGTTGACATACTTGTTCATCGCGCACGACTTGTCCGTTGTGCGGCACATCAGCGACCGCATCGCGGTAATGTATCTCGGGCACATCGTGGAGATAGCCGATCGCAACGAGCTATACGAAAACCCGATGCACCCGTACACAAAGGCGCTGCTGTCAGCCGTGCCGATTCCTGACCCGGTCGTTGAGCAGCAGCGCGAGCGCATCATCCTGACGGGCGACGTGCCCAGCCCGATGAACCCGCCGTCCGGCTGCGTCTTTCACACACGCTGCCCGGACATGATTGGGGACTGCCAGCTAGAAGTCCCCGAACTGCGCGAAGTAGCTCCCGACCACTGGGTATCCTGCATCCGCGTGGAAGGGTACGACACGGCAGTGTAG
- a CDS encoding xanthine dehydrogenase family protein molybdopterin-binding subunit, which produces MLDYKPNMVLSNEEFKVVGTRPVRHDGVDKVTGRARYAADTAMPGLLYAKVVRSPHAHARIRDIDASRALALPGVHAVVTAADFPEASAEFIDQEEGAAVNYGFFSRNIMAREKALYMGHAVAAVAAASQHLAEEAAMLIDVDYEVLTPVINATDAMADGAPILHERLVTMASPAFRSGGYGDSDEQTNVSNHFVFDDGDVEQGFAEADVIVEREFHTKAVHQGYIEPHSATAFWNRDGKLTVWCSTQQLFAFRDHISAVLGIPLSDVQVVPMEIGGGFGGKGMGGLYLEPVVSLLSRKAGSRPVKLAMSRKEVFEGSGPTSATHITVKMGATKDGRLTAASAALIYEAGAFPGSPVPSGCRTMLAPYVIPNAHIEGFDVVVNTQKSAAYRAPGSPAAAFAAESVVDELANKLGIDPIEFRLLNASKEGTRQPAGPVFRRIGNVEMLEAARDHDHYRTPLEGKYKGRGVASGGWFNGSGPASAVASVNPDGTVSLIEGSPDIGGSRAVMAIHVAEVLGIGVDAVNPAVVDTDSIGYCSGAGGSGVTFKTGRACYEAAQDVKRQMVERAARIWEIDADDVEYDDETATLRHKQDSELSMTFAQLAQRLNGTGGPVVGRATVNPAGVGNAFAMHIVDVEVDADTGKVDILRYTALQDVGKAMHPSYVEGQLQGGAVQGIGWALNEEYYFDDEGRMLNSTFLDYRMPVSLDVPMIDTVLIEVANPGHPYGVRGVGEACIVPPMAAIANAISNAIGVRMTELPMSPAKVVEALSKNGR; this is translated from the coding sequence ATGCTCGACTACAAGCCTAATATGGTTTTGTCTAACGAAGAGTTCAAGGTCGTGGGGACGCGGCCGGTGCGACACGATGGCGTGGACAAGGTTACGGGACGCGCTCGGTATGCGGCGGATACGGCTATGCCGGGACTGCTGTATGCGAAGGTCGTGCGCAGCCCGCATGCTCACGCGCGTATTCGAGACATCGATGCCAGCCGGGCGCTCGCGCTGCCGGGCGTGCATGCGGTCGTGACGGCTGCCGATTTTCCTGAGGCGTCCGCGGAGTTCATCGATCAGGAAGAGGGCGCGGCGGTGAATTATGGCTTTTTCAGCCGAAATATCATGGCGCGCGAGAAGGCGCTTTACATGGGACACGCGGTCGCGGCAGTCGCGGCGGCGAGCCAGCATCTCGCGGAAGAAGCGGCGATGCTCATCGATGTGGACTACGAAGTGCTGACGCCGGTCATTAACGCGACAGACGCGATGGCGGACGGCGCGCCCATCCTGCACGAACGGCTGGTCACGATGGCAAGCCCAGCGTTCCGCTCCGGCGGCTACGGCGACAGCGACGAGCAGACGAATGTATCCAACCACTTCGTCTTCGACGACGGCGATGTGGAGCAGGGCTTCGCAGAGGCGGATGTCATCGTCGAGCGCGAGTTCCACACGAAGGCGGTGCATCAGGGCTATATCGAGCCGCACTCGGCGACCGCATTCTGGAACCGCGACGGCAAGCTGACCGTGTGGTGCAGCACGCAGCAGCTCTTCGCATTCCGCGACCACATTTCGGCAGTGCTCGGCATCCCGCTGTCGGATGTGCAAGTCGTGCCGATGGAAATCGGCGGCGGATTCGGCGGCAAGGGAATGGGCGGGCTGTATTTGGAGCCGGTTGTATCGCTGCTCTCGCGCAAGGCGGGCAGCCGCCCTGTCAAGCTCGCTATGAGCCGCAAGGAAGTGTTTGAAGGCTCGGGCCCCACATCCGCGACGCACATTACCGTGAAGATGGGCGCGACCAAAGACGGCAGGCTTACGGCTGCGTCCGCAGCGCTCATCTATGAAGCGGGTGCGTTCCCCGGCTCGCCCGTGCCGTCCGGCTGCCGCACTATGCTCGCGCCGTATGTCATACCCAATGCGCACATTGAAGGCTTCGATGTGGTGGTGAACACGCAGAAGTCTGCGGCGTATCGCGCACCCGGCTCGCCGGCGGCTGCGTTCGCTGCGGAGTCTGTGGTTGACGAATTGGCGAACAAGCTTGGCATCGACCCCATCGAGTTTCGCCTGCTGAACGCGTCGAAGGAAGGCACGCGACAGCCTGCCGGTCCCGTATTCCGGCGCATCGGCAATGTAGAGATGCTTGAGGCGGCGCGCGACCACGACCACTATCGCACGCCGCTTGAAGGCAAGTACAAGGGCAGAGGCGTGGCGAGCGGCGGCTGGTTCAACGGCAGCGGTCCGGCGAGCGCGGTGGCGAGCGTGAATCCGGACGGCACGGTCAGCCTAATCGAAGGCTCGCCGGACATCGGCGGCAGCCGCGCGGTGATGGCGATACATGTCGCCGAAGTGCTTGGCATCGGCGTCGATGCGGTCAATCCTGCCGTCGTGGACACGGACTCCATCGGCTACTGCTCCGGCGCGGGCGGCAGCGGCGTAACCTTTAAGACGGGCAGGGCTTGCTACGAGGCGGCGCAGGATGTGAAGCGACAGATGGTCGAGCGCGCGGCGCGCATCTGGGAAATCGACGCGGACGATGTGGAGTACGATGACGAGACCGCCACGCTGCGCCACAAGCAGGACAGCGAACTGTCGATGACATTCGCACAGCTCGCGCAGCGGCTCAACGGCACGGGCGGGCCGGTTGTCGGGCGCGCTACGGTCAATCCCGCCGGTGTGGGCAATGCGTTCGCCATGCACATCGTCGATGTCGAGGTGGATGCGGACACCGGCAAGGTGGACATACTGCGCTACACGGCGCTGCAGGATGTGGGCAAGGCGATGCACCCGAGCTATGTCGAAGGGCAGCTGCAAGGCGGCGCGGTGCAGGGCATCGGCTGGGCGCTCAACGAAGAGTATTACTTCGACGACGAAGGGCGCATGCTGAACTCGACATTCCTAGATTACCGCATGCCCGTATCGCTGGATGTGCCGATGATAGATACCGTGCTGATAGAAGTAGCCAACCCGGGCCATCCCTACGGCGTGCGCGGCGTGGGCGAAGCGTGCATAGTGCCGCCAATGGCAGCAATCGCCAACGCCATCAGCAACGCCATCGGCGTCCGCATGACAGAGCTGCCAATGTCGCCCGCCAAGGTAGTGGAGGCGCTGTCGAAGAACGGCAGATAA
- a CDS encoding SulP family inorganic anion transporter: MISSFRTRKHKAVEAAKKAFTVNYDFQTLRGDVFGGITAAVVGLPIALAFGVASGLGPMAGMYGAIAVGFFAAVFGGTRSQISGPTGPMAVAMAVIVTTHASGPVEAFTIAIMAGVIQMLLGITRIGRFVAYTPYSVISGFMSGIGVIIILVQSLPFLGASHAQGGPLAVMGELPVALTSVNLSAVAIAGATLLVAIFWPNPLKRFFPPTLAALAVGAAIGVFWLTGTPVIGDVPTGLPSLVLPELSPAFLLGAVQPAITIALLGSIDSLLTSLIADSLTRERHKPNRELFGQGIGNVAAAFVGGIPGAGNTLGTVVNIRAGGMTQLSGALCAAILLVLVLGLGKYVESIPHAVLAGILMKVGWDIIDWRFLTRLHRVQPEHLLIMFITLTLTVFLDLITAVAIGLIAAGMASARQFERMELDSVVSVPLLDRTFLFRRDDGQNNGDSEDDDAEGIDPYSARVGMVGLRGSFSVASSGKLITAISADISEHEVVILDFSSTVYIDDSAALVVEQMIDAAYDQDTECIVMGLAGLPAASLYALDVLQRVPEDCRVADIDEAREVALRLLST, translated from the coding sequence ATGATATCGTCCTTTCGCACTCGTAAGCATAAGGCAGTGGAAGCCGCAAAAAAGGCTTTCACGGTGAATTATGATTTCCAGACTCTTCGCGGGGACGTGTTTGGAGGTATTACCGCCGCAGTTGTTGGGCTGCCAATAGCCCTCGCGTTCGGCGTGGCGTCCGGACTAGGACCAATGGCGGGAATGTATGGCGCGATCGCCGTCGGTTTCTTCGCCGCCGTCTTCGGGGGAACGCGCTCGCAGATCTCCGGTCCGACCGGTCCTATGGCAGTCGCGATGGCAGTCATCGTTACTACGCACGCATCCGGCCCGGTAGAAGCGTTTACGATTGCGATTATGGCGGGCGTCATACAGATGCTTCTAGGCATCACGCGCATCGGCCGCTTCGTGGCATATACGCCGTACTCAGTCATATCCGGGTTCATGTCCGGAATCGGCGTAATCATAATCCTTGTACAGTCCTTGCCGTTTTTAGGCGCTTCCCATGCCCAAGGCGGACCCTTAGCCGTTATGGGCGAACTTCCTGTCGCATTGACATCCGTGAACTTGAGCGCGGTCGCCATTGCGGGGGCGACCCTGCTCGTAGCCATCTTCTGGCCCAATCCGCTAAAGCGCTTTTTCCCTCCGACTCTGGCGGCGCTCGCGGTCGGCGCGGCTATTGGCGTCTTCTGGTTGACAGGCACGCCTGTGATTGGCGATGTGCCTACCGGGCTGCCGAGCCTTGTATTGCCTGAACTCTCCCCCGCATTTCTGCTGGGCGCTGTTCAGCCTGCCATCACCATAGCCTTGCTAGGCTCTATCGACAGCCTTTTGACATCCCTGATAGCCGATTCCCTTACGCGCGAGAGGCATAAGCCCAATCGGGAACTCTTCGGACAAGGAATCGGCAATGTCGCAGCCGCGTTCGTCGGCGGTATTCCCGGCGCCGGCAATACCTTGGGCACGGTAGTGAATATCCGCGCCGGAGGGATGACTCAACTATCGGGCGCGTTGTGCGCCGCCATACTGCTGGTACTCGTGCTTGGATTGGGGAAATATGTCGAGTCAATCCCGCATGCCGTTCTAGCCGGCATTCTTATGAAAGTCGGCTGGGACATAATCGACTGGCGATTCCTGACGCGCCTCCATCGCGTTCAGCCCGAACACCTTCTTATCATGTTCATCACGCTGACGCTTACGGTATTCCTCGACCTCATCACCGCGGTAGCTATCGGGCTGATAGCGGCAGGCATGGCGAGCGCGCGCCAATTCGAGCGCATGGAGCTTGACAGCGTGGTTTCTGTCCCGCTGCTCGACCGAACATTCCTGTTTAGGCGAGACGATGGGCAGAATAATGGGGACAGCGAGGACGATGACGCGGAAGGCATCGACCCATACTCGGCGCGAGTAGGAATGGTAGGGCTACGGGGAAGTTTTTCGGTCGCATCATCCGGCAAGCTCATAACCGCAATCAGCGCGGACATAAGCGAGCATGAGGTCGTAATACTCGACTTTTCGAGTACCGTTTACATCGATGACAGCGCCGCTCTGGTAGTTGAGCAGATGATAGACGCTGCCTATGACCAAGATACCGAGTGCATAGTGATGGGCTTGGCAGGGCTTCCCGCCGCGAGCTTATACGCCCTGGATGTCTTGCAGCGCGTTCCGGAGGATTGCCGCGTCGCTGATATTGATGAGGCTAGGGAAGTGGCATTGAGGCTTCTCTCAACTTAG
- a CDS encoding LLM class F420-dependent oxidoreductase, protein MASQIGVAMALPAYTVDPAFVARRAEELGFESIWFAEHPIMPVESTSPFPGAEDGVIPWTYSHFTEPYIALARASAVTTDLKLGTGITLITERNPLVLAKVIAALDFYSGGRFLFGIGTGWHREETEMMGGDFDHRWTQAREATLALKALWTEEEAEFHGKYYDFPKVHCFPKPAQKPHPPVLLGGMAKNVLRRVARWGDGWLPNRVTAEQVRESRVILDTLAAEYDRDPSSLTINIHGQEPDRDHVQSFLDAGANRVIVRLELCHSEEEMDAELQRVAEAVL, encoded by the coding sequence ATGGCATCTCAAATTGGCGTAGCGATGGCGCTGCCCGCCTATACCGTTGACCCCGCGTTTGTGGCGCGGCGGGCGGAAGAACTCGGCTTCGAGTCCATCTGGTTCGCGGAACATCCCATTATGCCGGTCGAATCGACTAGCCCATTTCCCGGCGCGGAAGACGGCGTCATACCTTGGACATACTCGCACTTCACCGAGCCGTATATCGCGCTGGCGAGGGCGTCCGCCGTTACGACCGACCTTAAACTCGGCACGGGCATCACGCTCATCACGGAGCGCAATCCTCTGGTGTTGGCGAAAGTCATCGCGGCTCTGGACTTTTACAGCGGCGGGCGATTCCTGTTCGGCATCGGCACCGGCTGGCATCGCGAAGAGACTGAAATGATGGGCGGCGATTTCGACCATCGCTGGACGCAGGCACGCGAGGCGACGCTGGCGCTCAAGGCGTTGTGGACAGAGGAAGAGGCAGAGTTTCACGGCAAGTATTACGACTTCCCGAAAGTGCACTGCTTCCCTAAGCCGGCGCAGAAGCCGCATCCACCCGTGCTACTGGGCGGTATGGCGAAGAATGTACTGCGGCGCGTGGCACGCTGGGGCGACGGCTGGCTGCCCAACCGCGTAACCGCCGAGCAGGTGCGCGAAAGCCGCGTGATATTGGACACGCTCGCCGCCGAGTACGACCGCGATCCTAGCTCGCTGACCATCAACATTCACGGGCAGGAACCGGACCGCGACCATGTGCAGTCGTTCTTGGACGCCGGCGCTAACCGCGTCATTGTGCGGCTGGAACTTTGCCACAGCGAAGAAGAGATGGATGCGGAGTTGCAGCGGGTCGCGGAGGCGGTGTTGTAA
- a CDS encoding amidase, whose protein sequence is MDEIIYTSAKSMARAIQNKEISAVELVEAHLARIEEVNPAMNAVVMLAAERARAEAADADAALARGESKGALHGVPFTLKDSIDTEGIITTGGTLGRKDFVPDADATVAARLRAAGGILLGKTNTPELTYAGETDNLIYGRTNNPFDLSRMPGGSSGGAGAIVCCGGASFDIGSDTGGSIRGPAHYCGITGIKPNSGRVPRTGHIVPHSFGAVDSLTQNGPMARYVEDLALIMPIISGPDWSDPFIPPVPLGDPTDVDISGLRVCFYTDNGVRTPTAEIMSAVRAAAAALDDVCVSVEEDLPRVIAENPEIAEMLRQGDGQAGAQRLLAKYGTTETHEWMTRQLEKSSERSVAVGEYTEILEQVDAYRSAMLGFMQNYDVIICPVSSFAALPHGLSMTDEYRSGMNYTGTYNITGWPSTVVRGGTSPDGLPIGVQVVARPWREDVSLAVAQYLEGALGGWQKPPM, encoded by the coding sequence ATGGATGAGATTATCTACACATCCGCCAAATCTATGGCGCGGGCGATTCAGAACAAAGAAATCTCGGCGGTGGAGCTGGTTGAGGCGCATTTGGCGCGTATCGAGGAGGTGAATCCGGCGATGAATGCGGTGGTTATGCTTGCGGCGGAGCGGGCGCGGGCTGAGGCGGCGGATGCTGATGCAGCGCTTGCGCGCGGCGAGAGCAAGGGCGCGCTGCACGGCGTACCGTTCACGCTGAAGGATTCTATTGACACTGAGGGCATCATCACAACGGGCGGTACTTTGGGGCGTAAGGATTTTGTGCCGGATGCTGATGCGACGGTGGCGGCGCGTCTGCGGGCTGCGGGTGGTATCCTGCTGGGCAAGACGAACACGCCCGAGCTGACTTATGCGGGCGAGACTGACAACCTGATTTACGGGCGGACGAATAACCCGTTCGACCTGAGCCGCATGCCCGGGGGCAGCAGCGGAGGCGCAGGCGCAATCGTATGCTGTGGCGGCGCTTCATTCGACATCGGCAGCGACACCGGCGGCAGCATTCGAGGTCCGGCACACTACTGCGGCATTACGGGTATCAAGCCGAATTCAGGACGGGTGCCGCGCACAGGGCACATTGTGCCGCACAGTTTCGGCGCGGTTGACTCGCTCACGCAGAACGGACCTATGGCGCGGTACGTCGAAGACCTTGCGCTCATCATGCCAATCATATCCGGTCCCGACTGGAGCGATCCCTTCATACCGCCTGTGCCACTTGGCGACCCCACGGATGTAGATATAAGCGGGCTGCGCGTCTGCTTCTACACTGACAACGGAGTGCGTACACCTACCGCGGAGATAATGTCGGCCGTGCGCGCTGCCGCTGCCGCGCTTGACGACGTGTGCGTGTCCGTTGAAGAAGACCTGCCGCGCGTCATTGCGGAGAATCCTGAAATAGCGGAAATGCTGCGTCAAGGGGATGGTCAGGCCGGAGCGCAACGACTGCTGGCGAAGTACGGCACGACCGAGACGCACGAATGGATGACTCGACAGTTGGAGAAGTCAAGCGAGAGGTCCGTTGCCGTTGGCGAATACACGGAGATACTGGAACAGGTGGATGCCTACCGCAGCGCTATGCTTGGCTTCATGCAGAACTACGATGTCATTATTTGTCCGGTGTCGTCGTTTGCAGCCCTCCCGCACGGCCTGTCTATGACGGACGAATACCGCTCCGGCATGAACTATACTGGTACTTACAACATCACGGGCTGGCCATCGACAGTCGTGCGCGGCGGCACATCGCCGGACGGCTTGCCCATCGGCGTGCAAGTGGTGGCGCGTCCGTGGCGCGAGGATGTGTCGCTCGCGGTCGCACAGTATTTGGAGGGGGCGCTTGGCGGCTGGCAGAAGCCGCCAATGTAG
- a CDS encoding ABC transporter ATP-binding protein, which produces MALLEIKDLATYFFTQEGVVKAVDGVSYEVEEGEVLGVVGESGCGKSVTALSIMRLVANPPGRTVGGEVVFDGEDLLLMDDSEMRNVRGNKIAMVFQEPMTSLNPVLTIGRQLTETLELHLGMSKEQSRSRAAELLQLVGIPDAENRLKDYPHQFSGGMRQRVMIAMALSCNPRLIIADEPTTALDVTIQAQILELMQDLAAQFGTAMIIITHNLGVVARYADRVNVMYAGKIIETGKASEIYHNPHHPYTMGLLASVPRLDEAERARLEAIEGLPPNLVNMPQGCSFAPRCRYAYEKCLEEAPTLAEVESGHEASCWRAHELSQLAHA; this is translated from the coding sequence ATGGCACTACTAGAAATAAAGGACCTCGCTACCTACTTCTTCACGCAGGAAGGCGTAGTTAAAGCGGTTGACGGCGTGAGCTACGAAGTCGAAGAGGGCGAAGTGCTGGGCGTCGTGGGCGAAAGCGGCTGCGGCAAAAGCGTAACCGCGCTATCCATCATGCGCCTCGTGGCGAACCCGCCGGGCAGAACCGTCGGCGGGGAGGTCGTCTTTGACGGGGAAGATTTGCTGCTGATGGACGACTCCGAAATGCGGAACGTGCGCGGCAACAAAATCGCGATGGTCTTTCAAGAGCCGATGACATCGCTCAATCCGGTGCTGACCATCGGCAGGCAGCTCACTGAGACGCTGGAACTGCACTTGGGCATGTCGAAAGAACAGTCTAGGTCGCGCGCTGCGGAATTGCTGCAACTGGTGGGCATACCGGACGCGGAAAACCGGCTGAAGGACTATCCGCACCAGTTCAGCGGCGGTATGCGTCAGCGTGTGATGATAGCGATGGCGCTGAGTTGCAATCCGCGTCTCATCATCGCGGACGAGCCCACGACCGCGTTGGATGTTACCATCCAGGCGCAGATTCTTGAGCTTATGCAGGACCTTGCCGCGCAGTTCGGCACGGCTATGATAATCATCACGCACAACCTCGGCGTTGTCGCGCGCTATGCCGACCGCGTGAATGTGATGTACGCGGGCAAGATTATCGAGACCGGCAAGGCGAGCGAGATATACCACAACCCGCACCATCCCTACACGATGGGCTTGCTGGCGTCTGTGCCGCGTCTTGACGAAGCGGAGCGCGCCCGATTGGAAGCAATCGAAGGTCTGCCGCCCAACCTCGTGAACATGCCGCAGGGCTGCTCGTTCGCGCCTCGTTGCCGGTACGCCTACGAGAAGTGCTTGGAAGAAGCGCCCACACTCGCCGAAGTCGAATCGGGACATGAGGCGTCTTGCTGGCGCGCGCATGAGTTGAGCCAACTAGCGCACGCCTAA
- a CDS encoding cytidylate kinase-like family protein, translating to MTVVALGGLAGAGARTMGPILAEKMGADYVDRLILTNVARHVGATVEALHQREERPPTRGERFTRFLQRVLERSAVTGAGGDPYFGPGVAAFLTEEYEDLPEPTVTRGHELEDEKYIEGVQHAISDMATDENIVMVGRGCYYILKDAPNVLRVGIEAEIEDRAATIAERERLSIDEAIRTVSARDEARQYFFNRFFDIENPDAPEFFHFVINTSHIPQDYAIKMILDAVEALRAGELK from the coding sequence ATGACGGTTGTAGCGTTAGGTGGACTAGCGGGTGCAGGCGCCAGAACGATGGGACCTATACTTGCAGAAAAAATGGGAGCCGACTATGTTGACCGGCTCATCTTGACCAATGTTGCTCGGCATGTGGGCGCGACCGTAGAGGCGTTGCACCAGCGCGAAGAACGACCTCCAACCCGCGGCGAACGATTCACCCGATTCTTGCAGCGCGTGCTGGAACGATCCGCAGTTACGGGCGCAGGCGGCGACCCATACTTCGGACCGGGCGTGGCGGCGTTCCTGACGGAAGAGTACGAAGACCTGCCTGAACCGACCGTTACGCGCGGGCACGAACTCGAAGACGAGAAGTACATCGAAGGCGTGCAGCACGCCATCAGCGACATGGCGACGGACGAGAACATCGTGATGGTCGGGCGCGGCTGCTATTACATCCTGAAAGACGCGCCGAATGTGCTGCGCGTTGGCATCGAGGCGGAGATCGAGGACCGCGCGGCAACTATCGCAGAGCGTGAACGGCTCAGCATCGACGAAGCGATTAGAACGGTTTCAGCCCGAGACGAAGCACGACAGTACTTCTTCAACCGCTTCTTCGACATCGAAAACCCGGACGCGCCGGAGTTCTTCCACTTCGTGATAAACACCAGCCACATACCTCAGGATTACGCCATCAAGATGATACTGGACGCGGTGGAAGCGCTGCGCGCGGGTGAGTTGAAGTAG